The Candidatus Omnitrophota bacterium genomic sequence CGCAGGGTTTCCAATACGGCGTGCTATGGCGATGTGTCGCGCGGCAAGCGCATTATCAACGAGAGAACGCGCAAAGAGATGAAGAAGATGCTGAAAGAAATAGTCTCCGGCAAGTTTGCCAGAGAGTGGATAAGAGAGAATGAAGAGGGCAGACCTAGCTTCAATAAGATGCTTAAAGAAGGAGATGCTCATCCGATAGAGAAGGTCGGCGAAGACTTAAGAAAGATGATGCCTTGGATGGGTAGCGGAAAATAATGAGTAATGAGAAGATAACGATATTCGATACGACGCTCAGGGACGGAGAGCAGTGCCCGGGAGCCAGTCTCGACATTAAGGCGAAGCTCGAGGTAGCGAAACAACTCGCTACCCTCGGCGTCGACATAATCGAGGCGGGATTCCCTGTCTCCAGTCCCGGAGATTTCGAATCAGTGAAGATGGTGGCCAGGAATGTGAAGGGGCCGATCATTTGCGGACTGGCACGCTCTATGGAAAAGGATATCGATGCGGCGTACGGCTCCGTGAAATTCAGCTCCCGGCCCAGGATCCACGTTTTCCTGGCTACTTCAAAGATACATATGAAATATAAGCTGAAGAAGGCGGAGGACGAGATCCTGAGGCTTGCGGTGGCCAGCGTAAAGTACGCGAAGTCGAAAGTCTCCGATGTCGAGTTCTCCCCCGAAGATGCTTCCCGGACGGAGAGGCCGTTTCTCTATAAGGTAGTGGAGGCTGTCATAGATGCCGGCGCCAGCACGGTGAACATCCCTGACACGGTAGGATATACCACGCCTTTTGAGTTCGCGGACCTGATCCGCAGTATTAAAGAGAACGTGCCGAATATCGAAAAGTGCGTTATCAGCGTCCATTGTCATAACGACCTCGGACTCGCTGTTTCTAATTCCCTGGCGGCCGTTTTGAACGGCGCCCGCCAGGTGGAGTGCACGATAAACGGCCTGGGCGAGAGAGCGGGGAACGCGTCACTCGAAGAGATCGTTATGGCGATAAAGACGAGGAACGACATATTCAAAGGGTTCTATACGGATATCCATACGAAAGAGATATATAAGACCTCAAAACTTGTCTCGAAGCTTACCGGTATACTGGTGCAGCCGAATAAGGCTGTCGTGGGCGCGAATGCTTTTGCCCACGAGTCCGGCATACATCAGGACGGAGTGCTGAAAGAACGCATCACCTATGAGATCATGAAGCCTGAAGATGTCGGGTTCGAAGAGTCGAAGATCGTGCTCGGCAAACATTCGGGCCGGCATGCCTTTGACTCGCGACTGAAGAGGCTGGGCGTGGATCTGAAGAAGGACGAGCTCGATAAAGCGTTCGAGCGCTTCAAGGTGCTTGCCGATAAGAAGAAAGAGATATTTGACGAAGATCTGGAAGCGATCATCGATGAGGAAATATTGAAAGTGCCGGAAAAGATACATCTTCTGCATTTTCATATATCCTCCGGTGACCGCGTTAAGCCGACCGCAGAGATAACTATAAAATACAACGGCAAGATCATTGAAGCGGGCTCTACCGGAGATGGTCCTGTGGATGCCTGTTATAAAGCGATTGACAAGATAACCGGCATTCCCGGGAAGCTCATGGATTATCAGATACGCTCCGTTACCAGGGGTAAGGATGCTCTTGGGGAGGTATCGGTAAAGGTTGAGTCGAAGGGAAAGATATTTTCAGGCAGAGGCGCTAGCACGGACATAATAGAAGCCAGTATAAAGGCATATGTCAATGCTATCAATAAACGCGCTATTGCCGGTTAACGCTTTTTAACCAGGTACTGAAAATTACCTAAGGTAATTTTCGTAAAGGTCCGCTTCGGTCACAAAAATCGATCAAGCGGACTTTTTGGCTAATTATGGAAAAAAAGATATACGGAATAGTGGGTTACCCTGTGAAGCATTCGCTCTCTCCGGCGATGCAGAATGCCGCATTTCGCGAGCTTAAGATAGATGCCGAGTACCGTCTGTTTGAAGTTCCGGGCTCGGACCTCGAGCGGTTCCTTGATGACGTAAGAGGCGGGAACGATATCTCGGGACTTAACGTGACTATACCGCATAAGATAAAGGCCAAAGAATATCTTGAACGCAACGGTTCTCTGGACGGGAACGCCGTAAGGCTCGGCGCGGTAAACACGATAAAGGTATGCGACGACGGGACTTTGCGCGGGTTCAATACGGACGGGCCCGGTTTTTACCGGTCGCTCGTCGAGGACCTTAAGTTCGAGCCCGAGGGCAGGAATATTTTCGTGCTCGGCTCAGGCGGCGCTGCCAAGGCCATCGTTATGTATCTGGGTAACGCTCCGAAGAGCATATCGGTATTCGACACGGACGCGAGGAAGGCCGCCGAGCTCGCCTCCCATTATGCAAAATACTTCGATCGTAAAAAACTGAGGATATTATCGGACGCTAAAGAGGTCGGAGGCGTTATCGCGAAGTGCGATCTTTTAGTGAACGCGACGCCTATAGGGATGAATGAGTCGGATCCCTCGCCCGTATCGAAAGAGTTACTGCGCCCGGGACTATATATATATGACCTAGTTTACAATAGGCCTCACACGCAGCTCGTGAAAGACGCCAATGCGGCGAAGGCTCACGCTTTAACGGGACTCGGTATGCTATTGTATCAAGGCGCGGCGGCCTTTGAGATATGGACCGGCGCTCAAGCGCCGGTGGCTGTTATGAGGCGCGAGTTAGGAAAAGCGCTTAAGGAACAGGGCAAAGCCTGATATGGGGAATTATTTGGACAAAATATTTGTTTTTATGATCGGCGCTGGTATTGGCAGCTTCCTGAACGTTTGCATACACAGGATGCCCAAAGATAAGTCGATAGCATTCCCGCCGTCGCATTGCCCGAAATGCAATAAGGGCCTTTATTGGTATGACAATATCCCTCTCTTTAGCTATGTGATCCTTCTGGGGCGGTGCAGGTTCTGCCGGCAGAGGATATCGTTACGATATCCGGTAGTAGAGCTCGCTACGGCGCTCATCCTGACTGTGTTATTTGTCATATTCGGCATGACTTCAAAATTCTTCGCGTATTCGACTATGGCATGCGCCCTCATAGTGGCGACGTTCGTGGACTTCGAGATCCAGGAGATACCCGACCAGGTTTCGTTAGGCGGCCTCGCGGCGGGCATAGCGCTCTCTTTTCTGTTTCCTTCGATCATGGACTCGGTAAGCAGGATGCACGCTCTTGCGGGTTCGCTTGCCGGTGCCCTTACTGGAGGCGGCAGTATATTTATCCTGAAAATATTCGGCACCCTTGTGTTCAAAAATAAGATCAAAGAACTCGGTATCGGGAGCGCGATGGGCGATGGGGATATCAAGCTGATGGCCATGATAGGGGCATTTTTAGGATGGAAGCTTGTCTTGTTGACATTTTTTATAGCGCCTTTTTTGGGTTCCGTGCCCGGGATTATTTCAAAGATCAGGAGCGGTTCCGAAACCATTCCCTATGGGCCGTTCCTTTCGATGGCGGCCATGATATCGGTTTTTTTCGGCAATAAAATTTTAAGTATGTTTTCATACGGTCTTTTTTAAAAGAAAAAGAAAGAGAGGCTTTATGCTCAGATATTTGACAAGCGGTGAATCTCACGGGAAAGCTATGATGGCGATACTGGATGGCATGCCCTCGGGCCTTCGCATTGAGGAGTCGGCGATCAATAACGACCTCTCCCGCCGCATGCGCGGTTATGGCAGGGGAAGACGGATGAAGATAGAGGCCGATAAAGTGCAGATACTCTCGGGCCTGAGGAAGTCGGTCACGATCGGAAGCCCGATCGCGCTAATTGTGAATAATGTCGACCACTCCATAGATAAGCTGCCGGCCGTTCTATGTCCGCGGCCGGGGCACGCTGATCTATCAGGCGCTCTTAAATACGATCTGAGGGATATGAGAAGCGTATTGGAGCGCGCCAGCGCCCGAGAGACCGTAGTAAGGGTCGCTGTCGGGGCCCTTGCGAAAACGCTCTTATCGGAATTCAAGATCGATATCGCGAGCCATGTCACTGTTATAGGCGGCGTAGAAGCCGAGACAAAAGACCTGGGCTTTAATCATCTCGTCTCGATTTCGGAGAAGTCGCCTGTCCGTTGCGCCGATCCCGATGCATCAAAGCTGATGTGCGCCGAGATAGAGGACGCTATGGAAGAAGGCGATACGCTCGGGGGGGTGTTTGAGGTAATTGCAAGAGGAGTTCCTGTTGGGCTCGGCAGTTATACGCAGTGGGACAAACGCATAGGTTCGCGTATAGCTTCCGCCATTATGTCTATCCAGGCCGTCAAAGGCGTCGGTTTCGGCGCCGGCTTCGAGATGGCGCATCTCAGGGGTTCACTGATACATGACGAGATATTCTACGACAAAAGAAGGGGTTTCTTCAGGACGACTAATAACGCCGGCGGCATAGAGGGCGGCATGACGACAGGCGAGGCTATCGTGGTTAGGGCCGTCATGAAACCGATAGCGACACTTTCGACGCCTCTTGAGAGCGTTAATATAAAGACTAAGAGTCCGGTGAAGGCGAGTGTCCAGCGGTCGGATGTATGTGCGGTTCCCGCGGCGGGCGTGGTCGGAGAAGCGATGGTCGCGATAGAGCTCGCTAACGCGATGATAGAGAAGTTCGGCGGCGACTCGCTGCGTGAGATGAAGAGGAATTACAACGGCTATCTCGAACAGGTCAAAAAGTTCTAACTATGAATATAGTGCTGGTCGGGTTCATGGGAACGGGTAAGACGACGATCGCGATAGAGCTTTCGCACAGGCTCGGCATGAAGTACGTCTCGATCGACGATCTTATTGAAAAGAAGGAACGCCGCACCATAAACGAGATATTTACGAAGAGCGGAGAGGACTATTTCCGCGATGTCGAGAGCGCTGTCATAAGAGATGCCGTGTGCATGGACAACCTCGTGATCGATACCGGCGGCGGCGCCGTGATGCGGGACGAGAATGTGGCATATATGAAGTCGAACGGCGTTATCGTATGCCTTACGGCGGACGCGGATGTGATCATGGAGAGGACCAAGAAATACAAACACCGCCCGCTCCTTAACGTCGAAGACCCGAAGAGGAAGATACGGGATCTGCTTGCCAGGCGTTCGCCGTATTACGCGAAAGCCGATCATACGATAGATACCGGCAAATTTACAGTGAGACAGGTCATCGATAAGATAGCGGAGATAGCGGAGGCGAGATTGAAACGGAGAGAGGGGCCAAAGGATGAATCCTAAAGCGAGATTATGGATAGGCGCGACGCTTCTTATCGTCATATTGATCAATTATGTCCTGATAGGCGTGCCACTTATGTCGAAATCGCATTCGATCCAGGGAAAAGCAAAGGCTATTCTTATCAAGCAGGCTAAGTCGACAGGGCTCTTTAATAACTCTGATGACGAATATCTCCTCGATATCTTTCGCAAAGAGAAGTCGTCTATAGATACGAAGATAACTATACTGAATGCAGTCGCCGCGACGCTTGCTTTTTTCGCGGCAAGTTGGACAGTATTCGGGCTGATCTTTAAGAGGAAGTGAGTAAGAGAAGGTTATGGCAATAAGAAAAATAACGATAGACGATGCTGAGTATCCGAAGCTATTGAGGAATATACACAAACCGCCGAAGCAGCTCTATGTAAACGGCAGCCTGCTGGAGACGGACGAGGTGGCGGTGGCTCTGGTGGGGTCGCGCAGGGCATCGTTATACGGCCTCGAGATGAGCGAGAAGCTTGGATATGAGCTTGCGTCGAGAGGTGTAACGGTTGTGAGCGGCATGGCGCGCGGCATAGATACCGCGGCGCACAGAGGTGCGTTGAAGGCTAAAGGCAGGACCATCGCTGTTATGGGAAGCGGCCACGGGCATATTTATCCGTCCCAAAACAAAAAGCTTTATGAAGAGATTGTGAAACAAGGCGCTGTCCTTACCGAATTCGAAAATGATATGGAGCCGCTGGCATATAATTTTCCGCAGCGTAACCGTATCATAAGCGGCCTATCGCTCGGCGTCGTGGTTATCGAAGCGGCGAAGGACTCAGGTGCCCTGATAACGGCAAGCCTTGCGGCAGAACAGGGGCGCGAAGTCTTCGCGCTTCCCGGCAAGATATCGTCCAGTACGAGTTCAGGCACTAACTCTCTGATAAAAGACGGGGCGCGGCTGGTTCAGTCGGTTGACGATATTCTGGAGGAATTACGGCTTCACGAGATAAAACCTCTTGAGCCCGGAGAAAAAGACGGCATAGGCGACAGGATAGAGAAGATGACAAAGGCGTATCTTTACAATTCACTTACCGGCAATGAACGAAAGGTATATAAGGCTATGTCGGACGAGCCGATGTATATAGACGATATTGTTGCTAGCTCAGGCATCGACCCGGCGAACGCGTCGAAGGCATTATTAAGTTTACAATTAAAGAAACTTATACTGGAAGTTCCAGGCAAGCAGTACGTTAGAAAGGAAAATTAATGTCAAAATCATTAGTAATAGTCGAGTCTCCGGCAAAAGCCAAGACTATCAATAAGTTCCTCGGAGATAAGTATGTCGTAACAGCCAGTATGGGGCATATAATCGATCTGCCGAAATCGAAGCTTGGCGTGGATGTCGAGGACGACTTCAAGCCCGAATATATCGTGATGAAGGACAGGAAGAAGAACCTGACAGCGCTTAAAAAGGAAGCGAAGGGCAAAGCCGCGATATATCTGGCGGCCGATCCTGACAGGGAGGGCGAGGCCATAAGCTGGCATCTGCAGACCGCCCTCCAGGAGAAGGACAGGAAGTTCTACCGCGTCGAATTCGACGAGATCACTAAAGAGGCTGTCACGAACGCCTTTAAGCATCCGAGAGATATCGATATGCATCTTGTCAACGCCCAGCAGGCCCGCCGTATCCTGGACAGGATAGTCGGCTATACCTTAAGTCCGCTCCTATGGAAGAAGGTGTCGAGAGGATTATCCGCGGGAAGGGTGCAGTCGGTCGCGGTCCGCCTGATAGTCGAAAGAGAGAATGAGATAAATAAGTTCAATCCCAAAGAGTACTGGGATGTGCTGGCCGATCTCAAGCGTAAAGGAGACGAGCCTAAAGATAAATTCACCGCAAAACTGGATAAATACAAAGATAAGAAGATAGACGTAGTGGCTAAAGACGAAGCCGACAGGATCACGGCCGAACTTAAACGTTCCGCATTTGTAGTCGGCGATATAAAAGAGTCCAGTAAGAGAAAGAGTCCTTATCCGCCATTTACCACATCGAAGCTTCAGCAGGAAGCCTTCAATAAACTGAGGTTCTCAGGTGCGCGGACAATGAGCATAGCCCAGGGCCTGTACGAAGGCGTCGACCTGAATGGGGAGGGGAGCGTCGGGCTCATTACATATATGAGAACCGATTCGGTGAAGATCTCAAAAGACGCGCAAACCGACGCGAAGAAGTACATACTTGAAAAATTCGGCAAAAAATATTATCCGGAAACCCCCAATGTCTATAAGTCGAGGAAATCCGCTCAGGAGGCGCACGAATCCATAAGGCCGACGCTGCCTCTCAGGGAGCCTAATGCGGTAAAAGATTGCCTGACCCCGGATCAGTTGAAACTCTATACGCTTATCTGGAACCGTTTCGTGGCCAGCCAGATGACTCCGGCGGTATATTCGCAGATTTCCGTGGAAATTAAAGCAGGGGACTATCTCTTCAGGGCCTCCTCGACCAGGAGCGTCTTCGACGGTTATACAGCTGTGTATGAAGTTGAAAAAGAGAAGGATGAATCCGATGAGGAGGCCAGGGCAAAGCTGCCCGATCTTTCAATTAACGATCCGCTTGATCTATTGGAGCTCGTCCCAAGCCAGCACTTCACAAAACCGCCTCCAAGATATTCCGACGCATCGCTTATAAAGGTACTGGAAGAGCTTGGAATAGGCCGTCCATCTACATATGCGCCGATCATACATACGATCACCACGCGTGATTACGTTACAAGGGAAGCCGGCTATTTCCGTCCGACGGAGCTGGGAGGCATCGTCAC encodes the following:
- a CDS encoding 2-isopropylmalate synthase, with translation MSNEKITIFDTTLRDGEQCPGASLDIKAKLEVAKQLATLGVDIIEAGFPVSSPGDFESVKMVARNVKGPIICGLARSMEKDIDAAYGSVKFSSRPRIHVFLATSKIHMKYKLKKAEDEILRLAVASVKYAKSKVSDVEFSPEDASRTERPFLYKVVEAVIDAGASTVNIPDTVGYTTPFEFADLIRSIKENVPNIEKCVISVHCHNDLGLAVSNSLAAVLNGARQVECTINGLGERAGNASLEEIVMAIKTRNDIFKGFYTDIHTKEIYKTSKLVSKLTGILVQPNKAVVGANAFAHESGIHQDGVLKERITYEIMKPEDVGFEESKIVLGKHSGRHAFDSRLKRLGVDLKKDELDKAFERFKVLADKKKEIFDEDLEAIIDEEILKVPEKIHLLHFHISSGDRVKPTAEITIKYNGKIIEAGSTGDGPVDACYKAIDKITGIPGKLMDYQIRSVTRGKDALGEVSVKVESKGKIFSGRGASTDIIEASIKAYVNAINKRAIAG
- the aroC gene encoding chorismate synthase, with translation MLRYLTSGESHGKAMMAILDGMPSGLRIEESAINNDLSRRMRGYGRGRRMKIEADKVQILSGLRKSVTIGSPIALIVNNVDHSIDKLPAVLCPRPGHADLSGALKYDLRDMRSVLERASARETVVRVAVGALAKTLLSEFKIDIASHVTVIGGVEAETKDLGFNHLVSISEKSPVRCADPDASKLMCAEIEDAMEEGDTLGGVFEVIARGVPVGLGSYTQWDKRIGSRIASAIMSIQAVKGVGFGAGFEMAHLRGSLIHDEIFYDKRRGFFRTTNNAGGIEGGMTTGEAIVVRAVMKPIATLSTPLESVNIKTKSPVKASVQRSDVCAVPAAGVVGEAMVAIELANAMIEKFGGDSLREMKRNYNGYLEQVKKF
- the aroE gene encoding shikimate dehydrogenase, with the protein product MEKKIYGIVGYPVKHSLSPAMQNAAFRELKIDAEYRLFEVPGSDLERFLDDVRGGNDISGLNVTIPHKIKAKEYLERNGSLDGNAVRLGAVNTIKVCDDGTLRGFNTDGPGFYRSLVEDLKFEPEGRNIFVLGSGGAAKAIVMYLGNAPKSISVFDTDARKAAELASHYAKYFDRKKLRILSDAKEVGGVIAKCDLLVNATPIGMNESDPSPVSKELLRPGLYIYDLVYNRPHTQLVKDANAAKAHALTGLGMLLYQGAAAFEIWTGAQAPVAVMRRELGKALKEQGKA
- a CDS encoding shikimate kinase — encoded protein: MNIVLVGFMGTGKTTIAIELSHRLGMKYVSIDDLIEKKERRTINEIFTKSGEDYFRDVESAVIRDAVCMDNLVIDTGGGAVMRDENVAYMKSNGVIVCLTADADVIMERTKKYKHRPLLNVEDPKRKIRDLLARRSPYYAKADHTIDTGKFTVRQVIDKIAEIAEARLKRREGPKDES
- the topA gene encoding type I DNA topoisomerase, encoding MSKSLVIVESPAKAKTINKFLGDKYVVTASMGHIIDLPKSKLGVDVEDDFKPEYIVMKDRKKNLTALKKEAKGKAAIYLAADPDREGEAISWHLQTALQEKDRKFYRVEFDEITKEAVTNAFKHPRDIDMHLVNAQQARRILDRIVGYTLSPLLWKKVSRGLSAGRVQSVAVRLIVERENEINKFNPKEYWDVLADLKRKGDEPKDKFTAKLDKYKDKKIDVVAKDEADRITAELKRSAFVVGDIKESSKRKSPYPPFTTSKLQQEAFNKLRFSGARTMSIAQGLYEGVDLNGEGSVGLITYMRTDSVKISKDAQTDAKKYILEKFGKKYYPETPNVYKSRKSAQEAHESIRPTLPLREPNAVKDCLTPDQLKLYTLIWNRFVASQMTPAVYSQISVEIKAGDYLFRASSTRSVFDGYTAVYEVEKEKDESDEEARAKLPDLSINDPLDLLELVPSQHFTKPPPRYSDASLIKVLEELGIGRPSTYAPIIHTITTRDYVTREAGYFRPTELGGIVTKLLMEHFPKILDVEFTAKLEDELDGIEEGETDWVMVLKGFYSPFIHSVEQAKIQMKDVKREVIATDEICALCGKPMVIKWGRNGKFLSCSDYPTCKNAKSITTGVKCPTGCGGELVARKSRRGSFFGCSSYPKCNYISKKLPQDTEEKAEDKVLE
- the dprA gene encoding DNA-processing protein DprA — encoded protein: MAIRKITIDDAEYPKLLRNIHKPPKQLYVNGSLLETDEVAVALVGSRRASLYGLEMSEKLGYELASRGVTVVSGMARGIDTAAHRGALKAKGRTIAVMGSGHGHIYPSQNKKLYEEIVKQGAVLTEFENDMEPLAYNFPQRNRIISGLSLGVVVIEAAKDSGALITASLAAEQGREVFALPGKISSSTSSGTNSLIKDGARLVQSVDDILEELRLHEIKPLEPGEKDGIGDRIEKMTKAYLYNSLTGNERKVYKAMSDEPMYIDDIVASSGIDPANASKALLSLQLKKLILEVPGKQYVRKEN
- a CDS encoding prepilin peptidase, with protein sequence MGNYLDKIFVFMIGAGIGSFLNVCIHRMPKDKSIAFPPSHCPKCNKGLYWYDNIPLFSYVILLGRCRFCRQRISLRYPVVELATALILTVLFVIFGMTSKFFAYSTMACALIVATFVDFEIQEIPDQVSLGGLAAGIALSFLFPSIMDSVSRMHALAGSLAGALTGGGSIFILKIFGTLVFKNKIKELGIGSAMGDGDIKLMAMIGAFLGWKLVLLTFFIAPFLGSVPGIISKIRSGSETIPYGPFLSMAAMISVFFGNKILSMFSYGLF